Proteins encoded within one genomic window of Spirulina major PCC 6313:
- a CDS encoding NACHT domain-containing protein gives MVEKSGQSFRKSSKYDKNSALDFHSYLKSISNDENYKESQEIYTSILVRDDQHTQANSLAQHSLRLKLRIKRVNFEAKQDSCYQEISSPQKKVEHWDVLAGLRHYAKNHVLLVGKPGSGKSTALRQLLWEEAHKARQDSSNRIPVLVRLRRCTETIEKLIQDVLLGHGIDLKIDQIRKSIKDEFLILLDGLNELPEHLRIEVANFRDRYPETPIIVSTRNLSLGGTLGIEKAWLTDKRLCPNLKNPHYAWISAFYNRSPLIVNHLGTGLELAEALPVLSYGSLQR, from the coding sequence ATGGTGGAAAAATCGGGTCAATCCTTCAGAAAAAGCAGTAAGTATGATAAAAATAGCGCACTAGATTTTCATTCCTACTTAAAATCGATTTCCAATGACGAAAACTATAAAGAATCACAAGAAATTTATACGTCTATCCTAGTCAGAGATGATCAACACACGCAGGCTAATAGCCTAGCGCAGCACTCGTTACGGTTAAAATTACGAATAAAAAGAGTCAATTTTGAAGCAAAGCAAGATAGTTGTTATCAAGAAATATCATCACCACAAAAGAAGGTTGAGCATTGGGATGTATTGGCAGGACTACGACACTATGCCAAAAATCATGTGTTGTTAGTTGGTAAGCCTGGATCAGGAAAATCTACGGCACTCCGACAGTTGCTTTGGGAAGAAGCACATAAGGCACGCCAAGATTCAAGCAATCGAATTCCTGTGTTAGTGCGATTACGTCGTTGTACTGAAACCATTGAAAAACTCATTCAAGATGTTCTATTGGGTCATGGAATAGATCTCAAAATTGACCAAATCAGAAAATCAATTAAAGATGAATTTTTGATATTGCTAGATGGTCTGAATGAATTACCCGAACACTTGAGAATAGAAGTCGCTAATTTTCGCGATCGCTACCCGGAGACTCCAATAATCGTCTCAACCCGAAATTTGAGCCTAGGTGGCACACTGGGTATCGAAAAAGCCTGGTTGACTGACAAAAGATTGTGCCCAAACCTCAAAAACCCTCACTATGCCTGGATTTCAGCGTTTTATAATCGGAGCCCCCTTATCGTGAACCATCTTGGCACTGGATTGGAATTGGCAGAAGCCTTGCCAGTACTCAGTTATGGCTCTCTACAGAGGTGA
- a CDS encoding HEAT repeat domain-containing protein, with product MGQEFSKFCQSISEKALEMLPLTASQTQEFIQRYLGEEGDRLFQQLQGERLQKFAETPLLLWMLCRVFAQNGKVPNNLGLAFREFAQLHDQKLQEDAPTDSKDEWHRLLRRLAFVMMQGKTLIDPQLSIPKEEVEDCLTKYLQQIGRSNPREDAERGLKDLLKYHLIQSVIQPNLEEHIEFRHQLIQEYYAAEHLLRLLPNITDEQLTQNYLNYLKWTEPIALMLALIGDEKQALQVIKLALDVDLWLGARLAGEVKEEFQQKSLNIVNQTIADNNFPDWMTVAILGQIQTEQSKQCLVKYLNHQEIKIVRKACRFIGETSDFKVIDIIFSRLEDVEKNFLNHKFFGGSDQIGELWAMLTESLSYLQPQKVIYFLRERLIEKKIKNWYFLHQFTKAPQLLMRLDGESVLLMLLEDLKRLQNDSKKPMPPDFFNKSPDSFIRSLIMSSPDRIKKEYQNAFDNDKSLIFNLISCSSNYESVVDALIQALENEESINSKKQIIKLISNSHHDQINKILIRQLSHPNFKVKAEACQQLINRNQKNPDVINDLMQLLDHENWEVAWSAAFVLGSLGHEHSICKLTEAMQTEAKKYKYTVLHRMTAKALSNLNSQLTAPILIKFIDENHQKNNECCTGIVWESAFSLSKLGCPEAIPVLLKAAQSGLSKECKEAIQGLARLGEVEHLQAILKSKSVGWQTAAIELVDLEENNAFDDLISPLQQALIEPDTASSNKIIEMLSKLAGSETIDWLIDALKNPYQHTHDQFFANRVAFVLSRANLDILQKRLTDLKQLITNHHIEQLFWLIPTIQNRCQFYNYEIYQAHLIAQQADRQASQKSDRPSSNPVTYDLRNATIGNFAHEVHGNQITKAEERS from the coding sequence ATGGGACAAGAGTTTTCAAAGTTTTGTCAGTCAATCAGCGAAAAAGCTCTCGAAATGCTTCCCCTAACAGCATCCCAAACACAAGAGTTTATTCAGAGATATCTAGGAGAAGAAGGCGATCGTCTCTTTCAGCAGCTTCAGGGTGAAAGGCTACAGAAATTTGCTGAAACGCCGCTGTTATTGTGGATGCTGTGTCGGGTATTCGCTCAGAATGGTAAGGTTCCTAACAATCTAGGACTCGCATTTCGGGAGTTTGCCCAACTCCATGACCAAAAACTTCAAGAGGATGCCCCAACGGATTCTAAAGATGAGTGGCATAGGTTGTTGCGTCGTCTAGCTTTTGTGATGATGCAGGGAAAAACGTTAATTGATCCTCAGTTATCAATCCCGAAAGAGGAAGTAGAAGACTGTTTAACGAAATATTTACAGCAAATAGGTAGATCTAATCCCAGAGAGGATGCTGAACGCGGGCTTAAGGATTTACTGAAATACCACTTAATCCAATCGGTCATTCAACCCAATCTGGAAGAACATATTGAGTTTCGCCACCAACTCATTCAGGAATATTACGCGGCAGAACATCTGCTTAGACTGTTGCCGAATATTACAGATGAGCAACTAACGCAAAATTACCTTAACTACCTGAAGTGGACAGAGCCTATCGCGTTGATGTTGGCTCTCATCGGGGATGAAAAACAGGCGTTACAAGTTATAAAACTGGCATTAGATGTAGATTTGTGGTTGGGTGCAAGGTTAGCAGGTGAGGTGAAGGAAGAGTTTCAGCAGAAATCCCTCAATATTGTCAACCAAACAATAGCAGACAATAATTTTCCTGATTGGATGACAGTTGCCATACTTGGGCAAATTCAAACTGAGCAATCGAAACAATGTCTTGTTAAATATTTGAATCACCAAGAAATTAAGATTGTCCGCAAAGCTTGCCGATTTATAGGCGAGACTAGTGATTTTAAAGTAATAGATATCATTTTTTCAAGGCTTGAGGACGTTGAAAAAAATTTCCTGAATCACAAATTTTTTGGAGGATCTGATCAAATCGGTGAGCTATGGGCAATGTTGACTGAATCACTTTCATATCTTCAGCCTCAAAAAGTCATTTATTTTTTACGAGAAAGACTAATAGAGAAGAAAATAAAAAATTGGTATTTTTTGCATCAATTTACGAAAGCACCTCAGTTGCTCATGAGACTTGACGGTGAATCGGTATTGCTGATGTTGCTTGAAGACTTAAAAAGATTGCAAAATGACAGCAAAAAGCCTATGCCACCAGATTTTTTCAATAAAAGTCCTGATAGTTTTATTAGATCGCTCATAATGTCTTCACCAGACAGAATAAAAAAAGAGTATCAAAATGCTTTCGACAATGATAAATCTCTAATATTCAATCTTATAAGTTGTTCATCTAATTATGAATCAGTAGTAGATGCTCTTATTCAAGCCTTAGAAAATGAAGAAAGCATAAATTCAAAAAAACAAATCATTAAGCTGATTAGCAATTCACACCATGATCAAATCAATAAGATCTTGATTAGACAGTTATCTCATCCTAATTTCAAGGTTAAAGCCGAGGCTTGTCAGCAACTTATCAATCGCAATCAGAAAAATCCTGATGTTATAAACGACCTCATGCAATTACTTGATCATGAGAACTGGGAGGTTGCATGGTCAGCAGCATTTGTTTTGGGTAGCTTAGGCCATGAACATTCTATTTGTAAGCTAACTGAAGCAATGCAAACAGAAGCTAAGAAATATAAATACACAGTATTACATCGAATGACAGCAAAGGCTTTAAGTAACCTTAATTCGCAACTTACTGCGCCTATTTTAATTAAATTCATTGATGAAAATCATCAAAAAAATAATGAATGTTGTACTGGTATTGTTTGGGAGTCTGCTTTTTCTTTGAGCAAGCTTGGTTGTCCAGAAGCAATTCCTGTTCTTTTGAAGGCTGCTCAATCAGGTTTGTCTAAGGAATGCAAGGAAGCTATTCAAGGTCTTGCCAGACTTGGCGAGGTAGAACACTTACAAGCAATTTTGAAATCAAAATCAGTTGGATGGCAAACGGCTGCTATTGAGCTTGTTGATCTTGAAGAAAATAACGCCTTTGATGATTTAATTTCTCCTTTACAACAGGCTTTGATTGAGCCTGATACTGCATCATCTAATAAGATAATTGAAATGCTATCTAAACTTGCAGGATCAGAAACTATTGATTGGCTCATTGATGCCTTAAAAAATCCTTATCAGCATACCCACGATCAATTTTTTGCTAATAGAGTTGCATTCGTGTTGTCCAGAGCAAATCTAGATATTTTACAAAAACGCTTAACAGATTTAAAGCAGTTAATCACCAACCATCACATTGAACAGCTTTTCTGGCTGATTCCCACTATCCAAAACCGTTGTCAGTTCTATAACTACGAGATTTACCAAGCCCATCTAATAGCGCAGCAAGCCGATCGCCAAGCAAGCCAGAAGAGCGATCGCCCCTCCTCAAACCCAGTTACCTATGATCTAAGAAACGCCACAATTGGCAATTTTGCCCATGAAGTCCACGGCAACCAAATCACCAAAGCGGAGGAACGCTCATGA
- a CDS encoding UPF0175 family protein — protein sequence MNIPIPEDLEHRLQPHLPQLYQRALEAIALEAYTNCLMSAAEVQALLHLPSHLATDAFLKQHGAIRSLTLEDIQQDIQTLDRVLHDRSL from the coding sequence ATGAATATTCCCATTCCCGAAGACCTAGAACACCGGCTTCAGCCCCATCTTCCCCAACTCTACCAACGTGCCCTTGAAGCGATCGCCCTCGAAGCCTATACAAACTGCTTAATGAGCGCGGCTGAAGTCCAAGCCTTGCTTCATCTGCCTTCCCATCTGGCCACCGATGCCTTTCTCAAACAGCATGGAGCCATCCGATCTCTTACCCTAGAAGACATTCAGCAAGACATTCAGACCCTAGATCGAGTGCTTCATGATCGTTCTTTGTGA
- the ureC gene encoding urease subunit alpha encodes MNYRMDRRAYAETFGPTVGDRVRLADTDLIIEVERDFTTYGDEVKFGGGKVIRDGMGQSPVSRADGAVDVVITNALILDWWGIVKADVGIKDGRIVAIGKAGNPGIQDNIDIIIGPSTEAIAGEGHILTAGGIDAHIHFICPQQIETAIASGITTMIGGGTGPATGTNATTCTPGAWNIARMLQAIEAYPLNFGFMGKGNSSQPQGLVEQVEAGAIGLKLHEDWGTTPAAIDTCLTVADQFDVQVAIHTDTLNESGFVEDTIAAFKNRTIHTYHTEGAGGGHAPDIIKVCSETNVLPSSTNPTRPYTTNTLEEHLDMLMVCHHLDRSIPEDVAFAESRIRRETIAAEDILHDKGAFSMISSDSQAMGRVGEVIIRTWQTAHKMKTQFGALSEDSDRHDNHRAKRYIAKYTINPAITHGISDDVGSVEVGKLADLCLWKPAFFGVKPEIVIKGGLIAWAQMGDPNASIPTPQPVYMRPMFGSFGGAVGATSLTFLSQAAIAADIPRQFGLNKMIAPVHNIRTVTKADMKLNAYLPQIEVDPETYEVRADGELLTCEPAIALPMAQRYFLF; translated from the coding sequence ATGAATTACCGCATGGATCGCCGCGCCTACGCTGAAACCTTTGGCCCCACGGTGGGCGATCGCGTTCGTCTGGCCGATACTGACCTGATTATTGAAGTGGAGCGGGACTTTACCACCTACGGCGATGAGGTGAAATTTGGCGGCGGTAAGGTGATTCGGGATGGGATGGGGCAATCGCCCGTCTCTCGCGCTGATGGGGCGGTGGATGTGGTGATTACCAATGCGCTGATCTTGGATTGGTGGGGCATTGTCAAAGCCGATGTGGGGATTAAGGACGGGCGGATCGTGGCGATCGGGAAAGCGGGCAACCCCGGCATTCAAGACAATATTGATATTATTATCGGCCCCAGTACCGAAGCGATCGCTGGTGAAGGGCATATCCTCACGGCGGGCGGCATTGATGCCCATATTCACTTCATTTGCCCGCAGCAGATCGAAACGGCGATCGCATCGGGGATCACCACGATGATCGGCGGCGGCACGGGCCCCGCCACGGGAACCAACGCCACCACCTGCACCCCCGGCGCGTGGAATATCGCTCGGATGTTGCAGGCGATCGAGGCCTATCCCCTCAATTTTGGTTTTATGGGGAAAGGCAACAGCAGCCAACCCCAAGGCCTCGTCGAACAAGTGGAGGCGGGGGCGATCGGGTTGAAACTCCATGAAGATTGGGGCACAACTCCGGCGGCCATTGATACCTGCCTCACCGTGGCCGATCAATTTGATGTGCAAGTGGCGATCCACACCGACACCCTCAACGAATCCGGCTTTGTGGAAGACACGATCGCTGCCTTTAAAAACCGCACGATCCACACCTACCACACCGAAGGCGCAGGCGGTGGCCACGCCCCCGATATTATCAAGGTCTGTAGCGAAACCAACGTCCTCCCCTCCTCCACCAATCCCACCCGCCCCTACACTACCAACACCCTCGAAGAACACCTCGATATGTTGATGGTCTGCCATCACCTCGATCGCAGCATTCCCGAAGATGTGGCCTTTGCTGAATCCCGCATCCGCCGCGAAACCATTGCCGCCGAAGATATCCTCCACGACAAGGGCGCGTTTAGTATGATTTCCTCCGATTCCCAAGCCATGGGGCGCGTCGGGGAAGTGATTATTCGCACCTGGCAAACGGCCCACAAGATGAAGACCCAGTTCGGCGCGTTGAGCGAAGACAGCGATCGCCACGACAACCACCGCGCCAAACGCTACATCGCCAAATACACGATCAACCCTGCCATCACCCATGGCATCAGCGACGATGTGGGGTCGGTGGAAGTGGGTAAACTCGCCGATCTTTGTCTCTGGAAACCGGCCTTTTTTGGGGTCAAGCCGGAAATCGTGATTAAAGGTGGTCTGATCGCCTGGGCCCAAATGGGCGACCCCAACGCCAGCATTCCCACACCCCAACCGGTGTATATGCGGCCGATGTTTGGCAGTTTTGGCGGCGCAGTGGGGGCAACCTCGTTAACGTTTCTCTCCCAGGCAGCGATCGCCGCCGACATCCCCCGCCAATTCGGCCTCAATAAGATGATCGCCCCCGTCCACAACATCCGCACCGTCACCAAGGCGGACATGAAACTCAACGCCTACCTTCCCCAGATCGAAGTAGACCCCGAAACCTACGAAGTCCGCGCCGATGGGGAATTACTCACCTGTGAACCTGCGATCGCCCTGCCCATGGCCCAACGTTATTTCTTGTTTTAA
- a CDS encoding sterol desaturase family protein, with the protein MMRKILSFLPSIEFYFKVTIICTLLQQIFAYFWADSHMNLIAQILLYWLIGSLSFYSLGFLIENGIKKNHALTQKLSARVVTVKKQSFPTFTLNGIILGEIKACIAALIILTLAPEVHRGNSLFLNFGWFLMRIICADLCFYISHRLLHRKSWLKIHLKHHEFQDSSSFVAGHKSLIEYIITTLTDILPILIFGYDLTQILSWIIVGNAYNLEGHSSLSIFFISSDFHDLHHTSFQGNYGIQDFWDRLFNTLKSPTKQLRPIFPTNYLSSNDAG; encoded by the coding sequence ATGATGAGAAAAATTCTTAGTTTCTTACCAAGCATTGAATTTTATTTCAAAGTCACTATTATCTGTACCCTTTTACAGCAAATATTCGCGTATTTTTGGGCAGATAGTCACATGAATTTAATAGCTCAAATTCTGCTGTACTGGCTCATTGGCTCCCTCTCATTTTATAGCCTTGGCTTCCTCATCGAAAACGGCATCAAAAAAAATCATGCCCTGACCCAAAAGCTAAGTGCCAGAGTCGTTACCGTCAAAAAACAATCATTCCCGACCTTTACCCTCAATGGAATTATCCTCGGCGAGATCAAGGCTTGTATTGCAGCCTTAATTATTCTAACTCTCGCCCCAGAAGTTCATCGAGGGAATAGCCTATTCTTGAACTTTGGATGGTTCTTGATGAGAATCATCTGTGCAGACTTGTGCTTCTACATTTCCCATCGATTATTACACCGAAAATCTTGGCTCAAGATTCATCTTAAACACCACGAATTCCAAGATTCATCGAGTTTTGTTGCTGGTCATAAAAGCCTTATTGAATATATCATCACAACTCTGACTGATATTTTACCTATCTTGATCTTTGGCTATGATTTAACTCAAATTCTTTCCTGGATTATTGTGGGTAATGCTTACAATTTAGAGGGTCACAGTTCACTGTCAATTTTCTTCATTTCATCCGATTTTCATGACCTGCACCATACATCTTTTCAGGGAAACTATGGCATTCAAGACTTTTGGGATCGTCTATTTAACACCCTCAAATCACCCACAAAACAGCTCCGCCCCATTTTTCCAACCAATTATCTCAGCTCTAATGATGCCGGTTAA
- a CDS encoding SWIM zinc finger family protein, which translates to MAQISRTWWGQRFLAALEKCGDRGRLQRGRSYARSNKVKCLEIEDGKIFAQVRGSINPYFNVYTEPLYDIHIELSPITPEQWSTVIARLTSKASLISRLLLNEMPDSIEEPFQALGLQLLPHDFSAVYTQCSCPDWGDPCKHIAGIFYRLALQLDQDPFLLFELRGLSRESLTTELAKSSLGQALTAELQAEVRSPLARESYYTRPQLTSASLDNLRDFWQGDEPLPTTISPPQQPLIAAILIKKMGDDPAFWQRSHSFVAVMADLYDRVRTKNKDCL; encoded by the coding sequence ATGGCACAGATCAGTCGAACATGGTGGGGACAGCGGTTTTTAGCCGCTCTTGAAAAATGTGGCGATCGCGGTCGTCTCCAACGGGGACGTTCCTATGCGAGAAGCAATAAAGTCAAATGTCTTGAGATTGAAGACGGGAAGATTTTCGCGCAGGTTCGAGGTTCAATTAATCCCTATTTCAATGTTTACACAGAACCTCTGTATGATATCCATATTGAATTATCTCCCATTACCCCCGAACAATGGTCAACTGTCATTGCACGGTTAACCTCAAAGGCGAGTTTGATTTCGCGGTTGCTGCTCAATGAAATGCCAGACTCTATTGAAGAACCGTTTCAAGCCTTGGGCTTGCAGCTTTTACCCCACGATTTTTCTGCGGTCTATACACAGTGTTCCTGTCCGGATTGGGGCGATCCGTGTAAACATATTGCCGGTATTTTTTATCGCCTTGCGTTGCAATTAGATCAAGATCCCTTTTTATTGTTTGAGTTGCGGGGTTTATCGCGGGAATCTCTCACGACGGAGCTAGCAAAATCATCCTTAGGCCAAGCACTGACGGCCGAATTACAGGCAGAGGTGCGATCGCCGCTTGCCCGTGAATCATACTATACTCGCCCTCAACTGACATCGGCCTCTCTTGATAACCTGCGTGATTTTTGGCAGGGTGATGAACCTTTACCCACGACGATTTCTCCTCCTCAGCAACCACTGATTGCCGCCATTTTGATCAAAAAAATGGGAGATGATCCAGCATTTTGGCAACGTAGTCATTCATTTGTTGCGGTGATGGCGGATCTTTATGATCGGGTGCGAACGAAAAATAAAGACTGCCTATAA
- a CDS encoding DEAD/DEAH box helicase, producing the protein MHVLHGTWIPEDNNTFVQGGNFYLWVETTKSQSRRDRIHPYHLQHSKLTDFLHQQLGLALLNPRQPEAQIQRCSFLLPSADQQPLPSPELSRYLEQESAEAFTLDYWQIEAYPTGKTVKTVVRVLNDLHFLALHGLAEVQLGSDLWFWYHYSQGLKTLLIEEQYIPALKYHETRQTKTKQKTAKTLSSVEIYGGWDWVGDRYSHHIAHFTACMPAICTAGFATEPPRPQFHDRATLLHHFAECWLTSIVTQTPRPQSFQKTYQGSILEDCLTQNYIPGSPESVQQYQDWQNWRDRLEKNHQNSGFSLCFQLHEPANSEDPWQLQFQVAAKHDPSLRISLLDYWRLKGSQKEILQQQFGDSFEQYLLLDLGYAARIYPDIWRGLETDQPMGISLNLEGAFEFLKESAWILESAGYSVIVPAWWTPEGRQRAKVRLRANGGSKSPSQADKKGFFSMDTIVKYDYELAIGDHVISEQEWQQLVQTKTPLIQFRGQWIELDPQKMAQMLEFWKTQHQEHPELSLLDFMQLTAKADDSVEVDCDREDSLGQMMARLHDKSQLELVQSPTQFQGDLREYQRRGLAWLQYLEQLGLNGCLADDMGLGKTVQVIARLVQDQEEAQANGLSFAPTLLIVPTSVLGNWQREIKKFAPTLRTVIHHGSDRVKTDQAFQELCDQVDVLITSYSLARQDFKRLSSLTWQRIVLDEAQNIKNPKANQTKAIFKLEAQYRLALTGTPVENRLLDLWSIFQFLNPGYLGTQAQFRRNFELPIQKENSLVQSQTLKNLVEPFILRRLKTDQSIIKDLPNKIEQKLFCNLTQEQASLYAAVLKDVEQQLESTEGIQRKGLILSTLMRLKQICNHPRQFLQDNSEFTAARSHKLSRLTDMVEEVIAEGESLLIFTQFREIAESLDHYLRHHCHYNTYVLHGGTPVKKREQMIAAFQDPATEPSIFILSIKAGGVGITLTKANHVFHFDRWWNPAVEDQATDRAFRIGQEKHVFVHKFVAIGTLEERIDQMIEDKKKLAGAVVGADESWLTELDNDAFRTLIALSKNAIM; encoded by the coding sequence ATGCACGTTCTACATGGAACTTGGATTCCTGAGGATAACAACACCTTTGTTCAAGGGGGAAATTTCTATCTTTGGGTAGAAACGACAAAATCGCAAAGTAGGCGCGATCGCATCCATCCGTATCATTTACAACATAGCAAGCTCACCGATTTTCTGCACCAACAGTTAGGACTAGCTCTCCTCAATCCACGCCAGCCAGAGGCGCAGATTCAACGCTGTTCATTTCTACTCCCCAGCGCTGACCAGCAGCCGCTCCCCTCCCCTGAACTGTCTCGTTATCTAGAACAAGAAAGTGCCGAAGCATTTACGTTGGACTACTGGCAAATCGAAGCCTATCCCACAGGCAAGACTGTCAAAACTGTTGTGCGCGTGCTTAATGATCTGCACTTTCTGGCGTTGCATGGTTTAGCAGAGGTGCAATTGGGATCTGATTTGTGGTTTTGGTATCACTACAGTCAGGGGTTGAAAACACTCTTAATTGAAGAGCAATATATCCCGGCCTTGAAATATCACGAGACCCGCCAAACAAAAACAAAACAGAAGACTGCAAAGACTCTATCGAGCGTTGAAATTTACGGGGGATGGGACTGGGTTGGCGATCGCTACTCACACCATATCGCCCACTTTACCGCCTGTATGCCCGCGATTTGTACGGCAGGATTCGCCACAGAACCGCCCCGCCCCCAATTCCACGATCGCGCCACGCTCCTCCACCATTTTGCTGAATGTTGGCTAACCTCTATTGTTACTCAAACTCCCCGCCCCCAATCCTTTCAAAAAACCTATCAGGGTTCGATTCTTGAGGACTGCTTAACTCAAAACTATATACCCGGATCTCCCGAATCTGTTCAACAGTATCAAGATTGGCAAAATTGGCGCGATCGCCTCGAAAAAAATCACCAAAATTCTGGTTTTTCTCTCTGTTTTCAACTCCACGAACCGGCAAACTCGGAAGATCCGTGGCAGCTTCAGTTTCAAGTAGCAGCCAAGCATGATCCCTCATTACGAATTAGTTTGCTCGACTATTGGCGCTTAAAAGGCAGTCAGAAAGAGATTTTACAACAGCAGTTTGGGGACTCCTTTGAACAATATTTACTACTTGATCTAGGCTATGCGGCTCGAATTTATCCCGACATTTGGCGAGGCTTAGAAACGGATCAGCCCATGGGGATTAGTCTGAATTTGGAGGGGGCGTTTGAGTTTCTGAAAGAATCGGCGTGGATTTTAGAAAGTGCCGGCTATTCCGTGATTGTGCCAGCGTGGTGGACTCCAGAAGGCCGTCAACGGGCCAAAGTCCGTTTGCGAGCCAATGGAGGGTCTAAATCTCCCAGTCAAGCCGACAAAAAAGGCTTTTTCTCCATGGATACCATCGTTAAGTATGACTATGAATTAGCCATTGGCGATCATGTTATTTCTGAGCAGGAATGGCAACAGCTTGTTCAAACCAAAACCCCCTTAATTCAGTTTCGGGGCCAGTGGATCGAATTAGATCCCCAAAAGATGGCCCAGATGTTGGAGTTTTGGAAAACGCAACACCAAGAACATCCTGAACTGAGTTTGCTGGACTTTATGCAACTCACGGCTAAGGCTGATGACAGTGTAGAAGTAGACTGCGATCGCGAAGATTCTCTCGGTCAAATGATGGCACGTTTGCACGATAAAAGCCAACTGGAACTCGTGCAAAGTCCCACCCAATTTCAGGGGGATTTACGCGAATATCAGCGTCGTGGCTTAGCCTGGCTGCAATATCTTGAACAATTAGGACTCAATGGATGTTTAGCCGATGATATGGGGCTGGGAAAAACCGTACAAGTCATTGCGCGATTAGTCCAAGATCAAGAAGAAGCCCAGGCTAATGGGCTGAGTTTTGCGCCCACTCTTTTGATTGTTCCCACTTCTGTTTTGGGCAATTGGCAACGGGAAATTAAGAAGTTCGCCCCGACGCTACGCACAGTCATTCATCATGGCAGCGATCGCGTCAAAACCGATCAAGCCTTTCAAGAACTCTGTGATCAGGTTGATGTTTTGATTACCTCCTATAGCTTGGCTCGTCAGGATTTTAAGCGTTTATCGAGCTTGACCTGGCAGCGAATTGTTCTCGACGAAGCTCAGAACATCAAAAATCCAAAAGCAAACCAAACTAAAGCCATTTTCAAACTAGAGGCACAGTATCGCCTCGCATTAACCGGCACTCCCGTCGAAAATCGCCTCTTAGATTTGTGGTCTATTTTTCAATTTCTCAACCCTGGCTATTTAGGGACGCAAGCTCAATTTCGGCGCAATTTTGAGCTACCGATTCAAAAAGAAAATAGTCTAGTTCAGTCTCAAACCCTGAAAAACTTAGTTGAACCGTTTATTTTACGTCGGCTCAAGACTGATCAAAGCATTATTAAGGATCTACCCAATAAAATCGAGCAAAAATTATTTTGTAACCTCACCCAAGAGCAAGCCTCTCTCTATGCAGCGGTGCTTAAGGATGTCGAACAACAGTTAGAATCCACTGAGGGCATTCAACGCAAAGGACTCATTTTATCGACCTTGATGCGCCTCAAGCAGATTTGCAACCATCCCCGCCAATTTCTCCAAGATAATAGTGAATTCACAGCAGCGCGATCGCATAAACTCAGTCGCTTAACGGATATGGTGGAAGAAGTGATCGCAGAGGGCGAAAGTCTCTTGATTTTTACCCAGTTTCGTGAAATTGCCGAGTCCCTAGATCACTATTTACGCCACCACTGCCACTACAATACCTATGTTCTGCATGGGGGAACTCCTGTTAAAAAACGGGAGCAAATGATCGCCGCGTTTCAAGATCCTGCGACTGAACCGTCAATTTTTATCCTCTCGATTAAAGCGGGAGGGGTTGGGATTACCTTAACGAAGGCGAATCATGTGTTTCACTTTGATCGATGGTGGAATCCGGCGGTGGAAGACCAAGCCACCGATCGCGCCTTTCGGATTGGTCAAGAAAAACATGTTTTTGTCCATAAATTCGTAGCCATCGGGACTTTAGAAGAACGAATTGATCAGATGATTGAGGATAAAAAGAAACTAGCTGGCGCAGTGGTTGGGGCTGATGAATCTTGGCTCACAGAATTAGATAATGATGCGTTTCGGACGCTCATTGCGTTGAGTAAAAATGCGATCATGTAA